The region CCGATCTGCGAAGCCATGGTCGCGCTGGTGCTGGTCGACCAGGCCCTGCGCCATCGCGCCCAGTGCGGCGACGTCGGCGTGGTCAGCCCGCGCATCCCGGCCCAGTTGGAGCTCGATGCCGATGCCTGAGCGGCCACGGGTCTGGGTTTCGCAACCGTTGTTCGACGACGTCGTCGCGCGCCTGGGCGAGCATTTCGACGTCGTCGCGACCGCGCGCGTGACCCAGCACGGCCCGGAGGCGATCGCCGCGGCGCTGCGCGAGGCCGACGGCGCCCTGGTCACGCTCAACGACCCGATCGGCGCGGCGCAGGTCGCCGGCGCCGGCCGCCTGCGTGCGATCGCCAACGTCGGGGTGGGCTACAACAACCTCGACCTGCCGGCGCTGAGCGCGGCCGGCGTGCTGGTCACCAACACGCCGGACGTGCTGACCGAGACCACCGCCGACTTCGGCTGGGCCTTGATGATGGCCGCGGCTCGACGGATCAGCGAGGCCGAGCACTGGTTGCGCGAAGGCCATTGGCGGCAGTGGAGTTTCGATTCGCTGCTCGGCGGCGACGTGCACGGCACGACCCTGGGCATCCTCGGCATGGGCCGCATCGGCCAGGCCATCGCGCGCCGCGCCGCCGGCTTCCGCATGCGCGTGCTGTACCACAACCGCAGCCGCCTGCCCGAAGCGGTCGAACGCGAGACGGCCGCGAGCTACGTCGGTTTCGAGGAATTGCTGACACGTGCCGATCACCTGATCCTGGTGCTGCCGTACTCGCCGCAGTCGCATCACCTGATCGACGCCGCCGCGCTGGCGCGGATGCAGCCGCACGCGACCCTGACCAACATCGCCCGCGGCGGCATCGTCGACGAAGACGCGCTCGCCGATGCGCTCGAACACGGGCGCTTGGCCGCGGCCGGGCTCGACGTGTTCGAGGGCGAGCCGGCGCTCAATCCGCGCCTGCTCGCCCTGCGCAACGTGGTGCTGACCCCGCATATCGCCAGCGGCAGCCTCGCCACCCGGCGCGCGATGGTGGCGCTGGCGGTGGACAATCTGATCGCGGCGCTGGGCTATGGGCCCGACGCCGGCCGGCCGCCGTCGCCGCTGAACGCCGCGCAGCTCGCCGAGCGCGCCGGCGCCGACGGCCGCACAATGGGCGCACAGGGCGCGCGATGAAGACGCAGCCCGCGCTCCTGCTTTTCCGGTGCCTTGCGCACCGACCCGAGCAACATCCGCCGGAAATGGGTCCGGCGGCCCCCACTAGTCAGGTAAATAGGAACAGATGAACGCCAAGACGTCCTGCAATGTCGCTGTCGTCGGTGCCACCGGCGCAGTCGGTGAAACCATGCTGAAGGTGCTGGCCGAGCGCAAATTCCCGATCGGTCAGCTGCATGTGTTGGCGAGCGAACGCTCGGCGGGCGAGAAAATCCAGTTCGACGGCAAAACCATCGTGGTCCAGGACCTGGCGAAATTCGATCCGAGCGGCGTCGATATCGCGCTGTTCTCGGCCGGCGGTTCGGTGTCCAAGGAATACGCGCCGAAGTTCGCCGCGGCCGGTGCGGTGGTGATCGACAACTCCTCCGCGTTCCGCTACCAGGACGACGTGCCGCTGGTGGTCAGCGAGGTCAATCCGGAAGCGGCCAAGCGCCGCCCGCTCGGCATCATCGCCAATCCGAACTGCTCGACCATGCAGTTGATGGTCGCGTTGGCGCCGATCCACCGCAAGGCGAAGCTCGAACGCATCAACATCGCCACCTACCAGTCGGTGTCCGGCACCGGCAAGCGCGCGATGGAAGAGCTCGGCAAGCAGACCGCGGCGCTGTTGAACTTCCAGGAAGCCAAGGCCGAGGTCTATCCGGTGCAGATCGCCTTCAACGTGATCCCGCACGGCGGCGACTTCACCGACAACGGCTACACCACCGAAGAGATGAAGCTGGTCTGGGAGACCCGCAAGATCCTCGGCGACGACAGCATCGGCGTGAATGCGACGGTGGTGCGGGTGCCGGTGTTCTACGGCCACTCCGAAGCGGTGCACATCGAGACCCGCGACAAGCTCAGCGCCGTCGACGCGCGCGCGCTGCTCGAGCAGGCGCCGGGCCTGGTGGTGGTCGACGACCCGGTCGGCGGCGGATATCCGACGCCGGTCACGCACGCTTCGGGACGCGATCCGGTTTTCGTCGGCCGCATCCGCGACGACATCTCGCATCCGCGCGGTTTGTCGCTGTGGGTGGTGTCCGACAACATCCGCAAGGGCGCGGCGACCAATGCCGTGCAACTGGCCGAGTTGGTCTGGAACGAAGGCTGAGCCCCGCAGCGCAATGAAGTGAAGTACGGATCGGGCCCTGCGGGGCCCGATTCGTTTGCGAAGC is a window of Lysobacter antibioticus DNA encoding:
- a CDS encoding 2-hydroxyacid dehydrogenase, producing MPMPERPRVWVSQPLFDDVVARLGEHFDVVATARVTQHGPEAIAAALREADGALVTLNDPIGAAQVAGAGRLRAIANVGVGYNNLDLPALSAAGVLVTNTPDVLTETTADFGWALMMAAARRISEAEHWLREGHWRQWSFDSLLGGDVHGTTLGILGMGRIGQAIARRAAGFRMRVLYHNRSRLPEAVERETAASYVGFEELLTRADHLILVLPYSPQSHHLIDAAALARMQPHATLTNIARGGIVDEDALADALEHGRLAAAGLDVFEGEPALNPRLLALRNVVLTPHIASGSLATRRAMVALAVDNLIAALGYGPDAGRPPSPLNAAQLAERAGADGRTMGAQGAR
- a CDS encoding aspartate-semialdehyde dehydrogenase, which produces MNAKTSCNVAVVGATGAVGETMLKVLAERKFPIGQLHVLASERSAGEKIQFDGKTIVVQDLAKFDPSGVDIALFSAGGSVSKEYAPKFAAAGAVVIDNSSAFRYQDDVPLVVSEVNPEAAKRRPLGIIANPNCSTMQLMVALAPIHRKAKLERINIATYQSVSGTGKRAMEELGKQTAALLNFQEAKAEVYPVQIAFNVIPHGGDFTDNGYTTEEMKLVWETRKILGDDSIGVNATVVRVPVFYGHSEAVHIETRDKLSAVDARALLEQAPGLVVVDDPVGGGYPTPVTHASGRDPVFVGRIRDDISHPRGLSLWVVSDNIRKGAATNAVQLAELVWNEG